From Vitis vinifera cultivar Pinot Noir 40024 chromosome 5, ASM3070453v1, the proteins below share one genomic window:
- the LOC100254621 gene encoding 7-hydroxymethyl chlorophyll a reductase, chloroplastic isoform X2 encodes MSKIESLEPLVHGRGRKAYSLDETYLGVYEQLLYARKTEPVEGAQWTGIVTTIAIEMLKAGMVEAVICVQSDPEDRLSPRPVLARTPDEVLAAKGVKPTLSPNLNTLALVEAAGVKRLLFCGVGCQVQALRSVEQHLNLDKLYVLGTNCVDNGTREGLDKFLNAASSEPETVLHYEFMQDYKVHLKHLDGHIEEVPYFCLPANELVDVIAPSCYSCFDYTNALADLVVGYMGVPKYPGVSMTQHPQYVTVRNERGREMLSLVENLLEIIPTTSSGDRRPFVMETVKADDNAKLGKGPSQPAPKFVGNLIAFILNLIGPKGLEFARYSLDYHTIRNYIYVNRMWGKQRADRHMPSYAKKLVDLYNQNGEIDKMLSNK; translated from the exons aGTCTGGAACCTTTAGTCCATGGCAGAGGGAGAAAAGCGTATTCCTTGGATGAAACATATTTAGGGGTGTATGAGCAACTATTATATGCTCGTAAAACTGAGCCTGTTGAAG GAGCCCAGTGGACAGGGATAGTGACAACAATTGCAATTGAAATGCTGAAAGCTGGCATGGTAGAAGCTGTCATTTGTGTACAGAG TGATCCAGAAGACAGACTCTCTCCAAGACCTGTCTTAGCCAG GACGCCAGATGAGGTTCTAGCAGCTAAAGGCGTTAAACCAACATTGTCTCCTAATCTGAATACCCTCGCCTTAGTTGAG GCAGCTGGTGTGAAACGTCTTCTTTTCTGTGGTGTGGGTTGCCAAGTGCAAG CATTAAGATCTGTGGAGCAACATTTGAATTTGGACAAGCTTTATGTCCTGGGCACTAATTGTG TGGATAATGGAACTCGAGAAGGACTAGATAAGTTTTTAAATGCAGCAAGCAGTGAACCAGAAACAGTTCTTCATTATGAGTTTATGCAAGATTACAAG GTCCACTTGAAGCATTTGGATGGACATATTGAAGAG GTTCCCTATTTCTGTCTACCAGCAAATGAGTTAGTTGATGTTATTGCACCATCCTGCTATAG CTGTTTTGACTACACAAATGCATTAGCG GACTTGGTGGTGGGATACATGGGTGTGCCAAAATACCCTGGAGTAAGCATGACACAACATCCACAATATGTTACAGTCAG AAATGAACGAGGAAGAGAAATGCTCAGCCTGGTAGAGAACCTTTTGGAGATTATTCCAACCACCAGTAGT GGAGATCGGCGTCCATTTGTTATGGAAACAGTCAAGGCAGATGATAATGCAAAGTTGG GGAAGGGTCCTTCTCAGCCTGCCCCGAAATTTGTTGGGAATTTGATAGCATTTATTCTAAACTTG ATTGGCCCAAAGGGTCTGGAATTTGCTCGTTACTCGCTAGACTACCATACAATCCGGaactatatatatgtaaatCGCATGTGGGGAAAACAAAG AGCTGACAGGCACATGCCCTCGTATGCAAAGAAACTTGTGGATTTGTATAACCAGAATGGTGAAATAGATAAGATGCTTTCCAACAAATAG
- the LOC100254621 gene encoding 7-hydroxymethyl chlorophyll a reductase, chloroplastic isoform X3, translating to MAAKSLEPLVHGRGRKAYSLDETYLGVYEQLLYARKTEPVEGAQWTGIVTTIAIEMLKAGMVEAVICVQSDPEDRLSPRPVLARTPDEVLAAKGVKPTLSPNLNTLALVEAAGVKRLLFCGVGCQVQALRSVEQHLNLDKLYVLGTNCVDNGTREGLDKFLNAASSEPETVLHYEFMQDYKVHLKHLDGHIEEVPYFCLPANELVDVIAPSCYSCFDYTNALADLVVGYMGVPKYPGVSMTQHPQYVTVRNERGREMLSLVENLLEIIPTTSSGDRRPFVMETVKADDNAKLGKGPSQPAPKFVGNLIAFILNLIGPKGLEFARYSLDYHTIRNYIYVNRMWGKQRADRHMPSYAKKLVDLYNQNGEIDKMLSNK from the exons CAGCAAAG aGTCTGGAACCTTTAGTCCATGGCAGAGGGAGAAAAGCGTATTCCTTGGATGAAACATATTTAGGGGTGTATGAGCAACTATTATATGCTCGTAAAACTGAGCCTGTTGAAG GAGCCCAGTGGACAGGGATAGTGACAACAATTGCAATTGAAATGCTGAAAGCTGGCATGGTAGAAGCTGTCATTTGTGTACAGAG TGATCCAGAAGACAGACTCTCTCCAAGACCTGTCTTAGCCAG GACGCCAGATGAGGTTCTAGCAGCTAAAGGCGTTAAACCAACATTGTCTCCTAATCTGAATACCCTCGCCTTAGTTGAG GCAGCTGGTGTGAAACGTCTTCTTTTCTGTGGTGTGGGTTGCCAAGTGCAAG CATTAAGATCTGTGGAGCAACATTTGAATTTGGACAAGCTTTATGTCCTGGGCACTAATTGTG TGGATAATGGAACTCGAGAAGGACTAGATAAGTTTTTAAATGCAGCAAGCAGTGAACCAGAAACAGTTCTTCATTATGAGTTTATGCAAGATTACAAG GTCCACTTGAAGCATTTGGATGGACATATTGAAGAG GTTCCCTATTTCTGTCTACCAGCAAATGAGTTAGTTGATGTTATTGCACCATCCTGCTATAG CTGTTTTGACTACACAAATGCATTAGCG GACTTGGTGGTGGGATACATGGGTGTGCCAAAATACCCTGGAGTAAGCATGACACAACATCCACAATATGTTACAGTCAG AAATGAACGAGGAAGAGAAATGCTCAGCCTGGTAGAGAACCTTTTGGAGATTATTCCAACCACCAGTAGT GGAGATCGGCGTCCATTTGTTATGGAAACAGTCAAGGCAGATGATAATGCAAAGTTGG GGAAGGGTCCTTCTCAGCCTGCCCCGAAATTTGTTGGGAATTTGATAGCATTTATTCTAAACTTG ATTGGCCCAAAGGGTCTGGAATTTGCTCGTTACTCGCTAGACTACCATACAATCCGGaactatatatatgtaaatCGCATGTGGGGAAAACAAAG AGCTGACAGGCACATGCCCTCGTATGCAAAGAAACTTGTGGATTTGTATAACCAGAATGGTGAAATAGATAAGATGCTTTCCAACAAATAG